TTCGTCAACGTTAACCTTGTTCAATTGTGATAAATCAATATTGATGGTGTATTTTTTAAAAGAGCTTTTCGCAAATGGTAATTTGTTTCGATCTTCATATTTTTTAGGAATCAGATCTTCATAATAATTTCCGTTGTTGAGTACCAGTTGTAGAATACTGGATTTTTCGCTACTAATCAGTTCACCATCTCTTGCCTTGATTACGGTTTTGCTACCATCACCAATATTTGATTTTTTATGAATAGTAATTCCCGTTAAAGTATTTCCGTCTTTCCCTGATTTTTTATTTACCTTAATGTTGTAAAAACCAACATCGCTAAACTGGCCTTCAGTAATTGCCATTGCAGGTTTTACTTGTGCAATGTTTTTTCTAAAGTTTATGAATTTATATTCGGCATACGGAATCACATTATTAGCAAAAAAGAAGGCAACCACACTGAGTAACAAAATAAAAATAGTCAAGCCTCTCATGGCTCTTTGTAGTGAAATCCCTGAAGATTTCATTGCAGCAAATTCATAATTTTCGGCTAGGTTTCCGAAACTCATGATAGACGCTAGCAAAATAGATAAGGGTAATACCAACGGTATGATTCGAGGCATCGAGAATAAAAGAAATTTTATAACTAATGCAAAATCCAAATCCTTACCAGCTAGTTCCGCTATGAATAGCCAAACTGTTTGCAGTATGAATATAAAAAACAAGATTACAAATACCGTAGCAAATGTAATCAAGAATGTTTTTAATAAGTATTTGTCAAGAATTTTCACCTAATAATTTAATCTAATTTATTGATGTAGTAATTTGGATATTTACTTTCGGCAAAGATAAATTGATTTTTTGACAAAGGTTGGTTGGTTTTAAAAGAATTAACGGTTAAAGTAGTTTTTGTTCCTTTTTTACCCATTTCAATCAAATTATAGATGTGTTTTGTTTGCACATCAATTCCCAATAGGATTTCTTTTCTTTGATCTCTTGAATTGGTAGGAATCAATTTGATATATTGAATTTTTCGTCCTCTTACATCTTGCAATGCATCCATTGAATACCTGTAGCCACTATTGAAAAAAGTAAGCATTTTTGAAGGAGTAATGGCACTATCGTCTTTTTCATTTACATTTGAAATAGTAATTTCTTCATCTTCAGGAACAATAGTATACGTTTTTCTTCCATCAAAAATCTTGGTAATTCCCATGAAATTCAATACATATTGGTTGTTTTTCATCGTTACATTTCCTTTACTGTCTTGATTGATATTTTCTTTTGCGTTATTTAAAGAATATTTAAAATCAATTACAATATTATCATAACTTTTTACTTTTGCAGTCACTTGATCTAAAAGGTCTTTTGCCTTTTTGTCTTGTGCTTGTATCGAAAAGCTAAAAAGAAATATAAATGCAATTTGAATAAATGTTTTCATAATTTTAATTGTTTTGTTCATTGTTAAAAAATTGATCAAGAGAACTCATGTCTAGAATGTTAACACTACGTGCTTTACTTCCTTCAAAGGGTCCTACAATTCCAGCTGCCTCAAGTTGATCAATTAATCGGCCGGCTCTGTTGTAACCCAATTTTAGTTTTCTTTGTAACAATGATGCTGAGCCTTGTTGTGCATTCACAATGATTTCGGCCGCTTCTCTAAACAAAGTATCTCTATCGGATATATCCATATCAAGATTAATGCCACTTTCCTCTCCCACAAACTCAGGAAGTAAATAAGCGGTAGCATATGCCTTTTGTGAACCTATAAAATCAGTTATTTTTTCTACTTCAGGTGTATCAATAAAAGCACACTGTACACGGACCACATCATTCCCATTGGTGTAAAGCATGTCTCCACGTCCAATCAATTGATCTGCTCCTTGTGTGTCCAAAATTGTTCTTGAATCTATCTTCGATGTTACTCGAAAAGCGATTCTAGCAGGAAAGTTGGCTTTTATCAAACCTGTAATTACATTTACTGACGGTCTTTGAGTGGCAATAATTAAATGGATTCCAATAGCACGTGCCAATTGAGCCAAACGGGCAATGGGAACTTCTACTTCTTTTCCTGCAGTCATTATCAAATCGGCAAACTCATCCACTACTAATATAATGTATGGTAAAAAGCGATGTCCATTTTCAGGATTTAGTTTTCTAGCCTTAAACTTATCGTTGTATTCTTTAATGTTTCTCACCATTGCATCTTTCAACAGTGAATAACGGTTGTCCATTTCCACACAAAGAGAGTTCAAAGTATTGACTACTTTAGCGTTGTCAGTAAGAATGGCGTCTTCGCTATCTGGAAGTTTGGCTAGATAGTGTCTTTCAATTTTATTAAAAAGAGTCAGCTCTACTTTTTTAGGATCTACCAAAACAAATTTAACTTCCGCAGGATGTTTCTTGTACAATAAAGAAGTAAGAACAGCATTTAAACCGACAGATTTTCCTTGTCCTGTAGCACCAGCCATCAGTAAGTGAGGCATTTTTGCTAAATCGACCACAAAGGTTTCATTCGAAATTGTTTTTCCCAATGCAATAGGTAGCTCCATTTCAGCTTCCTGAAACTTGGCTGAACCAATTACACTTTTCATGGAAACCATGGTAGGATTCTTATTAGGCACTTCAATACCAATCGTTCCTTTTCCAGGAATAGGAGCAATGATACGAATCCCTAATGCCGATAGTGATAAGGCAATATCGTCTTCTAGATTCTTGATTTTTGAAATTCTGATTCCTGCTTCCGGAACAATTTCATACAAAGTTACCGATGGACCAACAGTTGCTTTGATTTGTGCAATCTCAATTTTGTAATTGCGTAACGTATCTACAATTCGGTTTTTATTTTCTTCTAATTCTTCCTGGTTGATTGTGATTCCTCCAGTTGAATATTCTTTTAATAAATCGATTGTTGGGTATTTGTAATTGGATAAATCCAAAGTAGGATCAAATAGTCCAAAGTCAGAAACCAATCTTGAAGCTAGATTTTCTTCGATAAGATCTTCCTCTGGTGCTGTTTCAACAACAAAGGTATCTAAAGGTATTTCTTCAATAGGTTTGGGTTGTACTGGATTTGGTTTCAAAACAGGGTCCAAATTGATTTCGGAAGAATGTGAAATGGTTGGTTTCAATGCTTCTTTATTAATTTCGAATTGGGATGCTTTTGGTTTTAATTCGATATTTTCTAATCCATTTTCTTCAGCAACGGCAAACTCTTCTAGGTTGTAAGCACTTTCACCTTTAGTTGTTGGAGCTGTGTTTAAATCCGTTTTTATTTCTTTTTTGGTATTTTCAAAAAAGGACATGATTTTTTCAGGCGATAATTTAATTTTAAAAATCACATAAATAATCAGCCCAAAAAGTAAAGTAAGTAGGGTTCCTGTTTTTCCAATATAATCTTGTAAA
The Flavobacterium sp. WC2421 genome window above contains:
- a CDS encoding DNA translocase FtsK, with protein sequence MAKTTKKEPVDKKSNPKTKVGKSWELTKQHKIVLGSLLILFSIALLVAFISFYLHGQEDQSAVSQLTDRSEVVQNWLGKFGAYLADFIVYRGFGLASFLFVRLFFLTGIYLIVGISARKLKGIWFWDLFALIIVSILFGFFATSLPELGGTVGYELNLFLQDYIGKTGTLLTLLFGLIIYVIFKIKLSPEKIMSFFENTKKEIKTDLNTAPTTKGESAYNLEEFAVAEENGLENIELKPKASQFEINKEALKPTISHSSEINLDPVLKPNPVQPKPIEEIPLDTFVVETAPEEDLIEENLASRLVSDFGLFDPTLDLSNYKYPTIDLLKEYSTGGITINQEELEENKNRIVDTLRNYKIEIAQIKATVGPSVTLYEIVPEAGIRISKIKNLEDDIALSLSALGIRIIAPIPGKGTIGIEVPNKNPTMVSMKSVIGSAKFQEAEMELPIALGKTISNETFVVDLAKMPHLLMAGATGQGKSVGLNAVLTSLLYKKHPAEVKFVLVDPKKVELTLFNKIERHYLAKLPDSEDAILTDNAKVVNTLNSLCVEMDNRYSLLKDAMVRNIKEYNDKFKARKLNPENGHRFLPYIILVVDEFADLIMTAGKEVEVPIARLAQLARAIGIHLIIATQRPSVNVITGLIKANFPARIAFRVTSKIDSRTILDTQGADQLIGRGDMLYTNGNDVVRVQCAFIDTPEVEKITDFIGSQKAYATAYLLPEFVGEESGINLDMDISDRDTLFREAAEIIVNAQQGSASLLQRKLKLGYNRAGRLIDQLEAAGIVGPFEGSKARSVNILDMSSLDQFFNNEQNN
- a CDS encoding outer membrane lipoprotein carrier protein LolA; amino-acid sequence: MKTFIQIAFIFLFSFSIQAQDKKAKDLLDQVTAKVKSYDNIVIDFKYSLNNAKENINQDSKGNVTMKNNQYVLNFMGITKIFDGRKTYTIVPEDEEITISNVNEKDDSAITPSKMLTFFNSGYRYSMDALQDVRGRKIQYIKLIPTNSRDQRKEILLGIDVQTKHIYNLIEMGKKGTKTTLTVNSFKTNQPLSKNQFIFAESKYPNYYINKLD
- a CDS encoding LptF/LptG family permease, which translates into the protein MKILDKYLLKTFLITFATVFVILFFIFILQTVWLFIAELAGKDLDFALVIKFLLFSMPRIIPLVLPLSILLASIMSFGNLAENYEFAAMKSSGISLQRAMRGLTIFILLLSVVAFFFANNVIPYAEYKFINFRKNIAQVKPAMAITEGQFSDVGFYNIKVNKKSGKDGNTLTGITIHKKSNIGDGSKTVIKARDGELISSEKSSILQLVLNNGNYYEDLIPKKYEDRNKLPFAKSSFKKYTINIDLSQLNKVNVDENNIANTNTMLTLSELNYTLDSLKKNYKTEIISYSENINLRTGISSNNIYNDKAEPKSKKIPDNILSLYTNEQKSEILKIASSNVVSTNYSIDATKVNLENKQKNINNHVLAFYDKFVIAYACLMMFFIGAPLGAIIRKGGLGLPIIFAVLIFISFHFINTFGKRIAQENGMSPFMGAWMSSFILTPLAILLTYRATNDIGLINMDVILSPIQKIFKKLFPSKK